One genomic segment of Kordiimonas sp. SCSIO 12603 includes these proteins:
- a CDS encoding LysR family transcriptional regulator: protein MDWDRLRIFHTVAESGSFTNAGARLNCSQSAVSRQIRALEESLNVSLFTRHARGLVLTQEGQELFNTARDVVHRIEETERSLMESKERPSGLLRVTTMVTFGAVWLTPHLEQFMAEYPDIDVQVILDDADLDLAAGEADVAIRLHDPEQADLIQRPLASFHTHIYASPEYLDRMGTPVTPEDLDNHDLITFGTTNLPTLKNLGWLANVGNPTKKRKPRLQVNNLYGVMHAVEAGMGIAVLPDYLVHNRQTLVRVLPQIEGKPFNSYYCYPPELRGSLRVALFRDFMVRQIKAESNIL from the coding sequence ATGGATTGGGATAGACTTCGCATTTTTCATACCGTTGCGGAATCTGGCAGTTTTACAAATGCTGGCGCCCGGCTGAATTGTAGCCAGTCTGCTGTCAGTCGCCAAATTCGTGCGCTTGAAGAAAGCCTTAATGTTTCTCTGTTCACGCGCCATGCTCGCGGCCTTGTTCTTACGCAGGAAGGGCAGGAACTTTTCAACACTGCCCGTGATGTGGTCCACCGCATTGAAGAAACCGAACGCAGTTTAATGGAATCGAAAGAGCGTCCATCAGGCCTTCTCCGTGTAACCACAATGGTAACGTTCGGGGCCGTTTGGCTCACACCTCACCTTGAACAGTTTATGGCTGAATATCCTGATATTGATGTGCAGGTTATCCTTGATGATGCCGATCTTGATCTCGCCGCTGGTGAAGCGGATGTGGCGATCCGCCTTCATGATCCAGAGCAAGCTGATTTGATCCAGCGCCCACTGGCGAGTTTCCACACCCACATTTATGCAAGTCCAGAGTATCTGGACCGTATGGGAACACCCGTTACGCCCGAAGATTTGGATAACCACGACCTTATCACTTTCGGCACAACAAACCTGCCAACACTGAAGAACCTTGGCTGGCTCGCAAATGTTGGTAATCCAACCAAAAAGCGGAAGCCCCGCCTACAGGTAAATAACCTATACGGTGTAATGCATGCTGTGGAAGCGGGTATGGGCATTGCGGTTTTGCCGGATTATCTGGTGCACAACAGGCAAACGCTTGTGCGGGTCCTGCCGCAAATCGAAGGTAAACCGTTTAACAGCTATTATTGTTACCCGCCCGAGCTTAGAGGGTCGCTCCGCGTGGCTCTGTTCCGTGATTTCATGGTGCGGCAGATTAAAGCTGAAAGTAATATCCTTTAA
- a CDS encoding peroxiredoxin → MAVLAGKPAPDFTAAAVMADGSINESFNLKEYIGDDYGLVFFYPLDFTFVCPSEILAFHNRMNKFKELGVKVVAVSVDSEHTHAAWRNTPTSEGGLGPVDFPMVADKTKQIARDFDVLIEEEGISLRGTFLIGKDGMVWHQYVNFLPLGRNVDEFVRLVEALQFHEEHGEVCPAGWNKGDEGMKADAAGVAEYLGKNAEKL, encoded by the coding sequence ATGGCTGTTCTTGCAGGTAAACCAGCTCCAGATTTCACCGCCGCTGCTGTTATGGCAGACGGTAGCATCAACGAATCTTTCAACCTAAAAGAATACATCGGCGACGATTACGGCCTCGTATTCTTCTACCCGCTTGATTTCACATTCGTATGTCCTTCTGAAATTCTTGCGTTCCACAACCGCATGAACAAGTTCAAAGAGCTTGGTGTGAAGGTTGTTGCTGTTTCTGTTGATAGCGAGCACACACACGCTGCATGGCGCAACACACCAACTTCTGAAGGTGGCCTGGGCCCAGTTGATTTCCCAATGGTTGCTGACAAAACAAAGCAAATCGCACGTGATTTCGACGTTCTTATCGAAGAAGAAGGCATCAGCCTTCGTGGTACATTCCTTATCGGTAAAGACGGCATGGTTTGGCACCAGTATGTTAACTTCCTACCACTAGGCCGTAACGTTGACGAGTTCGTACGTCTTGTTGAAGCACTTCAGTTCCACGAAGAGCACGGCGAAGTTTGCCCAGCTGGCTGGAACAAAGGCGACGAAGGCATGAAAGCTGACGCTGCTGGCGTTGCTGAATACCTCGGTAAAAACGCTGAGAAGCTCTAA
- a CDS encoding TraB/GumN family protein: MALRLTLKKAAAAALAPALFATAAFFANPVQAEDGPALWKLSDEDSNIYLFGTVHLLKPDTVWRSDKITTAFKGSETVYFEAAVEETPQSEMIAIIQPYALNPAGVTFSNRFSPEDFSKIKELSGGLGIPEAALKQFDSLRPWFIGLNLTVQNYVQNGFDPESGVDKLLFNEAKAASKDVKYLESVETQIKIFGTLSSENENAYFIEMLEQLGESSTLLNNLVTNWASGKPEEVGALMNEAMQATPDLAKVALYDRNENWAEQIDELMKGSGDIFIAVGAGHLAGKNSVQELLEAKGYKVVRQ; encoded by the coding sequence ATGGCACTTCGGCTAACACTAAAAAAAGCAGCGGCAGCAGCCCTTGCACCGGCCCTTTTCGCGACAGCGGCCTTCTTTGCAAACCCAGTACAGGCCGAGGATGGTCCAGCACTGTGGAAACTCTCTGATGAAGATAGTAATATCTATCTGTTTGGCACAGTGCATCTTCTCAAGCCCGATACAGTTTGGCGCTCAGATAAAATAACAACAGCCTTCAAAGGTTCAGAAACTGTCTATTTCGAAGCAGCTGTTGAAGAGACACCTCAGTCGGAAATGATAGCTATCATACAACCATATGCGCTTAACCCAGCTGGCGTAACATTCAGTAACCGCTTTAGCCCGGAAGATTTCAGTAAAATTAAGGAGCTCTCTGGTGGATTAGGAATTCCAGAAGCAGCGCTCAAGCAATTTGATTCACTGCGCCCTTGGTTTATTGGGCTTAACCTCACAGTACAGAACTATGTACAAAATGGTTTCGATCCAGAATCAGGTGTCGACAAACTACTATTTAATGAAGCTAAAGCGGCATCTAAAGATGTAAAATATCTAGAATCTGTTGAAACCCAGATCAAAATATTCGGCACCTTAAGTTCTGAAAACGAAAACGCCTATTTTATTGAAATGCTGGAACAGCTTGGCGAAAGCTCAACGCTTCTCAACAACCTTGTAACCAATTGGGCTTCTGGAAAACCAGAAGAAGTAGGCGCGCTTATGAATGAGGCGATGCAAGCAACACCTGATTTGGCGAAAGTTGCTCTTTATGACCGTAATGAAAACTGGGCAGAGCAAATCGATGAACTGATGAAAGGTTCAGGCGATATCTTTATTGCTGTAGGCGCAGGCCACCTTGCAGGGAAGAACTCAGTACAAGAGCTTCTAGAAGCAAAAGGCTATAAAGTAGTTCGTCAATAA
- a CDS encoding helix-turn-helix domain-containing protein — protein sequence MEKQGTYQLEDEKAIVPEKLRSQCGIAAALDLIGDRWTLLIIRDLMFHGRNTYQEIQNGPEQISTSTLAAKLKMLEEKGLIGKEMYQQNPVRHRYYLTSAGNRLRPVLLAIGKWADTEVEGIGRQPLFPQNDQDA from the coding sequence ATGGAAAAGCAAGGGACCTATCAATTGGAAGATGAAAAAGCCATCGTGCCTGAGAAGCTACGTTCTCAGTGTGGGATTGCTGCTGCCCTTGATTTGATTGGTGACCGGTGGACCCTACTTATCATTCGGGATTTAATGTTTCACGGCAGAAATACCTATCAGGAAATTCAGAATGGGCCTGAACAGATATCAACGAGTACGCTTGCTGCTAAACTAAAAATGCTGGAAGAAAAAGGCCTGATCGGCAAAGAAATGTATCAGCAAAATCCGGTGCGGCACCGATATTATCTAACATCTGCTGGGAATAGATTAAGACCAGTATTACTGGCAATTGGAAAATGGGCAGATACAGAGGTTGAAGGTATTGGTCGCCAACCTCTATTTCCGCAAAATGATCAGGATGCCTGA
- a CDS encoding helix-turn-helix transcriptional regulator, with translation MVHNRIKLFRTAKGLSRQQVADAVGVNFQTIGYLERGDYNASLELALKLSEFFEAPIEQLFSLEPFPSLTDQLNMQ, from the coding sequence ATGGTACACAATAGAATAAAACTATTCAGAACAGCGAAAGGCCTATCCCGCCAACAAGTGGCGGATGCAGTGGGTGTGAACTTTCAAACCATCGGGTATCTGGAACGTGGGGACTATAATGCGTCGCTGGAACTGGCGCTGAAGTTAAGCGAATTTTTCGAAGCACCGATCGAGCAGCTTTTTTCGCTCGAACCTTTTCCTTCGCTTACCGATCAACTGAACATGCAGTAG
- a CDS encoding amidohydrolase, with protein sequence MQKRKLPIITAIFVVLALSFLVFCFWIQPPHASKETLFVGGTIVTMDDKNPTAEAVLVRDGRIISATTEAAARALATDDVEVVDLNGQTMLPGFIEPHTHPMSAATLGAVTDVSGFTNKNRAEVIESLKAGVAEGGNNGWVVAYGWDPVMLPDLHAPTLEELDALSPDMPMVILTQMMHDAYANSLALEAAGITKDTEAPQGSEFMKDKNGELTGTVREVGAIGVLMNAIPKPPEGAYRYLLATQFPKYAQAGYTTLGAMGIVIQSDDPLGDYQAVTQMDNAPVRSVIYALPNQLPETSKPDDNSEQGGVIGVKFWMDGSPFAGGAAFEEPYENTKLVKERLHLGHNHLAALNYDQDNFEALFQKYHDQGYQVAVHVQGERAVKRVLDAAEAALKINPRIDHRHRLEHGALISKEQLERAHSLGMTTSFFVDHVYFYGHALGDLVGQERVNRYMPLKTALNTGQKISVHTDNPASPIGSLRVMRTARQRLSRTGSQPMATPEALTPEEALKAMTIDAAWQLGLEHETGSITAGKSADFVILSDNPLTTRDADLENIKIIQTWLRGQPTEWRLFNQNSFKAAVNIIWNML encoded by the coding sequence ATGCAAAAACGGAAACTACCTATTATCACAGCTATTTTTGTGGTGCTGGCGCTTTCATTTCTCGTTTTTTGTTTCTGGATACAGCCTCCTCATGCAAGCAAAGAAACACTCTTTGTGGGCGGTACAATTGTCACCATGGATGACAAGAACCCAACCGCAGAAGCTGTACTCGTTAGAGACGGCAGAATTATCTCAGCCACCACAGAAGCCGCTGCCCGTGCGCTGGCAACGGATGATGTTGAGGTAGTTGATCTTAACGGCCAAACCATGCTGCCAGGTTTTATTGAGCCCCACACACACCCAATGTCTGCTGCCACGCTTGGGGCCGTTACCGATGTATCAGGTTTCACGAATAAAAACCGTGCTGAGGTGATAGAAAGCCTTAAAGCAGGCGTTGCTGAGGGCGGTAATAACGGTTGGGTGGTTGCCTACGGTTGGGATCCTGTGATGTTACCTGACCTCCATGCGCCTACCCTCGAAGAACTGGACGCGCTTTCCCCCGATATGCCGATGGTGATCCTCACGCAGATGATGCATGATGCCTATGCAAACTCGCTCGCGCTTGAAGCTGCTGGCATCACAAAGGATACAGAGGCGCCCCAAGGCTCCGAGTTCATGAAAGATAAAAACGGTGAGCTTACAGGCACCGTACGCGAAGTGGGCGCGATTGGTGTTCTGATGAATGCTATCCCAAAACCACCTGAAGGTGCTTACAGGTATCTTCTTGCGACACAGTTTCCCAAGTATGCTCAAGCTGGTTACACCACGCTGGGGGCCATGGGTATTGTTATTCAAAGCGATGACCCACTTGGTGATTATCAAGCTGTTACACAAATGGACAATGCACCTGTTCGTTCTGTTATTTATGCCCTTCCAAACCAGCTACCAGAAACCAGCAAACCCGATGATAATTCGGAACAAGGCGGAGTGATTGGTGTAAAATTCTGGATGGATGGCTCCCCTTTCGCGGGTGGTGCTGCTTTTGAAGAGCCCTATGAAAACACTAAATTGGTCAAAGAACGCCTGCATCTTGGCCATAACCACCTGGCTGCGCTGAATTATGATCAGGATAACTTTGAAGCTCTTTTTCAAAAATATCATGATCAAGGATATCAGGTTGCCGTTCATGTGCAGGGCGAACGTGCTGTGAAACGCGTCCTTGATGCTGCTGAAGCTGCACTCAAGATTAATCCTCGCATTGATCACCGCCACCGGCTTGAACACGGTGCCCTCATTTCCAAGGAGCAATTAGAGCGAGCTCATTCCCTGGGTATGACCACAAGTTTCTTTGTGGATCATGTGTATTTCTATGGTCACGCTTTAGGTGATTTAGTAGGCCAGGAGCGTGTTAACCGGTACATGCCTTTGAAAACCGCATTAAACACGGGGCAAAAAATCTCTGTGCATACAGACAACCCCGCTAGCCCGATTGGTTCACTAAGGGTAATGCGTACAGCACGCCAGCGCCTGAGCCGCACCGGAAGTCAGCCTATGGCAACGCCTGAAGCCCTCACCCCTGAAGAAGCTCTGAAAGCAATGACAATAGATGCTGCATGGCAGTTAGGCCTTGAACATGAGACTGGCTCTATCACTGCCGGGAAATCTGCTGATTTTGTTATTCTTTCCGATAACCCACTTACCACCAGAGATGCTGATCTGGAAAATATCAAGATCATTCAAACATGGCTGCGTGGTCAACCAACAGAGTGGCGGCTCTTTAACCAGAATTCTTTTAAGGCTGCAGTGAATATTATCTGGAACATGCTTTAG
- a CDS encoding AraC family transcriptional regulator, with protein sequence MLEFYDNLFRFWAIGLFFFLGAIVVRNYGRTQTGLLGFASAISGAAYLICSSAVDKADIGYLMLVIEPFCYMGPIVVWLFSLSLFQDHFKLNRYHVLVSVGYLLLSRILEYEFRNDVWGVLGPLLVIHGLSRVGLLVHAIYIAWQGWAEDLLENRRKFRSVYIVLVTGVSAVIFFIEVIYRPDVPTAALHLWQSASFAALASTIAWFAVAPRKGLLDAKTVTVSEKKAAEKTANASDKLDLKTINKLVVEEEGYLEAGLTIAKLAQDAKLPEHRLRRLINQHMGYRNFADFLNHYRIDAAKKRLADAEARHTQVLVIAMDLGYGSLGPFNRAFKERTGQTPTEYRKQALAETE encoded by the coding sequence GTGCTTGAGTTCTACGACAATCTGTTCCGTTTCTGGGCTATTGGGCTTTTCTTTTTTCTGGGGGCCATTGTGGTCAGGAACTATGGCCGCACACAAACGGGTTTGCTTGGTTTTGCATCTGCTATATCGGGGGCTGCCTATCTCATTTGTTCTAGCGCGGTGGATAAAGCTGATATCGGCTATCTTATGCTGGTTATTGAGCCCTTTTGTTATATGGGGCCGATTGTGGTGTGGCTGTTCAGCCTTTCCTTGTTTCAGGATCATTTCAAACTAAACCGCTATCATGTTCTGGTATCTGTCGGGTATCTGCTTCTTTCAAGAATTCTTGAATATGAGTTCCGGAATGATGTTTGGGGCGTGTTAGGGCCGCTTCTTGTTATCCATGGGCTATCCCGGGTAGGGCTTTTGGTTCATGCAATTTATATCGCATGGCAAGGCTGGGCAGAGGATCTGCTAGAGAACCGCAGGAAATTCCGTTCCGTTTATATTGTGCTGGTAACAGGTGTTTCTGCTGTGATTTTCTTTATTGAGGTAATTTACAGGCCGGATGTGCCAACGGCGGCACTGCACTTGTGGCAATCAGCTTCATTTGCGGCGCTCGCGAGCACCATTGCATGGTTCGCTGTGGCCCCACGGAAAGGTTTGTTGGATGCAAAAACTGTTACAGTGAGCGAAAAGAAGGCGGCAGAGAAAACGGCCAATGCCAGCGATAAACTCGATCTGAAGACCATCAACAAGCTTGTTGTGGAAGAAGAGGGGTATCTGGAAGCGGGCCTTACCATTGCCAAGCTGGCGCAAGATGCCAAATTGCCAGAGCACCGCCTGCGCCGGTTGATTAATCAGCATATGGGCTACCGCAATTTTGCAGATTTCCTCAATCACTACCGGATTGACGCCGCCAAGAAACGGCTTGCGGATGCGGAAGCAAGACACACGCAGGTGCTGGTGATTGCGATGGATCTTGGCTACGGCTCATTGGGGCCTTTCAACCGTGCGTTCAAGGAGCGTACGGGGCAAACGCCCACGGAATATAGAAAACAAGCGCTTGCTGAAACTGAATAA
- a CDS encoding helix-turn-helix domain-containing protein, with the protein MTVLELLDNFLRFGAIACCLMTAALVLRDARNRISAKLSAFCCITTSSYLASSIPGLGETIGFWMLPILAVCLFGPTALWLFSLSMFEDDFKLKRFHYIVVGVFAALCVIQYALYWTFLDQPPLISPTKLHAELRGVHWLSTIISWAALLMKVAMSFHMLYSAWKGKDDDLVEARRKFRETFVMASAFISFGIVITEKWLLGFGHSTGAILLLGQSASIMAVVIYMMWHVGGIDGNWLFGEPETSPVPEKPRRPLSADRHDLETLDALVTEGVLLEAGLTISRLADMASMPEHRLRRLINEHLDFRNFADYLNYHRIEAAKDRLAVIKDRHVPVLTVAMDLGYGSLGPFNRAFKERAGMTPSEFRKKALADC; encoded by the coding sequence GTGACAGTGCTTGAGCTGTTAGATAACTTTCTCCGGTTTGGGGCGATTGCATGCTGTTTGATGACAGCAGCCTTGGTGCTGCGCGATGCCCGTAACCGTATATCAGCCAAGCTTTCTGCCTTTTGCTGTATTACCACATCTTCTTATTTGGCATCTTCCATACCGGGGCTTGGTGAAACCATTGGCTTCTGGATGTTGCCAATACTAGCTGTTTGTCTGTTTGGACCAACGGCGCTTTGGCTTTTCAGCCTTTCCATGTTTGAGGATGATTTCAAACTGAAACGGTTCCACTATATTGTGGTAGGCGTTTTCGCAGCTCTTTGCGTTATTCAGTATGCCCTTTACTGGACTTTCCTTGATCAGCCACCGCTTATCTCCCCGACCAAGCTTCATGCAGAACTTCGTGGAGTGCATTGGCTTTCAACCATTATCAGTTGGGCAGCGCTTTTGATGAAAGTGGCTATGTCGTTCCATATGCTCTATAGCGCATGGAAAGGGAAAGATGATGATCTGGTAGAAGCGCGCCGCAAATTCCGCGAAACCTTCGTGATGGCATCTGCGTTTATTTCCTTTGGTATTGTCATCACTGAGAAATGGTTGTTGGGCTTTGGCCACAGCACGGGCGCTATTTTGCTGCTGGGGCAATCGGCTTCTATCATGGCAGTGGTTATATATATGATGTGGCATGTAGGCGGTATTGACGGTAACTGGCTATTTGGTGAACCAGAGACCAGCCCGGTGCCTGAGAAGCCAAGGCGCCCACTTTCTGCTGACCGCCATGATCTTGAAACGCTGGATGCACTTGTGACCGAAGGTGTGCTTCTTGAAGCAGGGCTTACCATCAGCAGGCTGGCGGATATGGCTAGTATGCCTGAGCACCGTCTGCGCCGATTGATTAACGAGCATCTGGATTTTCGTAACTTTGCGGATTACCTGAATTATCACCGTATTGAAGCTGCGAAAGACCGCTTGGCCGTGATAAAAGATCGGCACGTACCAGTGCTAACGGTGGCGATGGATTTAGGGTACGGCTCCCTTGGGCCTTTCAACCGGGCCTTCAAGGAACGCGCGGGAATGACCCCTAGCGAATTCCGCAAAAAAGCGCTTGCCGATTGTTAA
- the trxB gene encoding thioredoxin-disulfide reductase, protein MTDTKHSNMLIIGSGPAGYTAAIYAARASLKPTIVTGMQAGGQLTITTDVENYPGFADAVQGPELMEAMRQQAENVGTDIIYDYINEVDLKSTPKKAIGDSGTIYTADTIVIATGAQAKWLGLPSEEKFNGYGVSACATCDGFFYRGKEVVVIGGGNTAVEEALYLANICSKVTIVHRRDEFRSEKILAERLFATENVEVKWDTVLDEVLGTEEPLGVTGVRLKNVKSGETEELNVHGVFVAIGHKPSTELFKDQLPMDEEGYLIKKPDSTETDIPGVYAAGDVTDKVYRQAVTAAGMGCMAALEAEKYIAEMHHAAAKAAE, encoded by the coding sequence ATGACTGATACAAAACACAGCAACATGCTGATTATTGGTTCTGGCCCAGCGGGCTATACAGCTGCGATTTATGCTGCGCGCGCAAGCCTTAAGCCAACAATCGTAACTGGCATGCAGGCTGGTGGTCAGCTAACCATTACAACAGATGTAGAGAACTATCCTGGCTTTGCAGATGCTGTTCAGGGCCCTGAGCTTATGGAAGCAATGCGCCAGCAGGCAGAAAACGTTGGCACCGATATCATCTATGATTACATCAACGAAGTTGATCTGAAGTCTACACCAAAGAAAGCAATTGGTGACAGCGGCACAATCTACACAGCTGACACAATTGTGATCGCAACGGGTGCGCAAGCTAAATGGCTTGGTCTTCCATCTGAAGAAAAATTTAACGGTTATGGTGTATCAGCATGTGCAACATGTGATGGTTTCTTCTACCGCGGCAAAGAGGTTGTGGTAATCGGTGGTGGTAACACTGCTGTTGAAGAAGCTCTATATCTGGCGAACATTTGTTCGAAAGTAACGATCGTTCACCGCCGTGATGAGTTCCGCTCGGAAAAGATTTTGGCAGAGCGTCTATTTGCCACAGAGAATGTGGAAGTTAAATGGGATACAGTGCTTGATGAAGTTCTTGGCACAGAAGAACCTCTAGGTGTTACAGGTGTTCGCCTGAAGAACGTTAAATCAGGTGAAACTGAAGAGCTTAACGTGCACGGCGTTTTTGTTGCGATTGGGCACAAGCCATCAACTGAATTGTTCAAAGATCAGCTTCCGATGGATGAAGAAGGTTATCTGATCAAAAAGCCAGATAGCACAGAAACAGATATCCCGGGCGTTTACGCTGCGGGTGACGTAACAGATAAAGTTTACCGCCAGGCTGTTACAGCAGCAGGAATGGGCTGTATGGCGGCACTGGAAGCGGAAAAATATATTGCTGAAATGCACCATGCAGCAGCAAAAGCCGCTGAATAG
- a CDS encoding ABC transporter substrate-binding protein: protein MFRRLFGFILASVVSVSAFAVERGTISLCSDENFWAPYAFSYDGKSSGTNIEIAKEALKRLGYRVKAQPLSWQRCLSEARKGNYDVIVSAAYRPERAADFYYPLGAEAGEISPYRIIQASYALVTRRGYVWDGIRDNLPHPVGLPKGYSNALELEETGVKAVYAERYSQLFRMLLRGRLNGIIVLEPAARIYLLDEDYRNKLIVQPAIYSSKSYYLIVSKKGKLALEQAKMLWSEVKSIREDNDEMYNIQVKVLKQLRRCLSAAKDCKR, encoded by the coding sequence TTGTTCAGACGCTTATTTGGTTTCATACTAGCTAGCGTTGTCTCTGTTTCTGCTTTTGCGGTGGAAAGAGGGACGATATCTTTATGTTCAGATGAGAACTTTTGGGCGCCATATGCATTTTCTTATGACGGGAAGAGTAGCGGAACAAATATAGAGATCGCCAAAGAGGCTCTGAAACGGTTGGGCTACCGTGTTAAGGCTCAACCGCTTTCGTGGCAACGGTGTTTATCAGAAGCCCGAAAGGGTAATTACGATGTTATAGTTTCAGCTGCTTACAGGCCTGAGCGCGCTGCTGATTTTTATTACCCTCTTGGGGCTGAAGCTGGCGAGATTTCCCCATACCGTATTATTCAGGCCAGTTATGCGCTGGTTACCAGAAGAGGTTATGTTTGGGATGGTATAAGGGATAATTTGCCTCACCCTGTTGGTTTACCAAAAGGATATTCAAATGCCCTGGAGCTTGAGGAAACAGGGGTAAAGGCGGTTTATGCGGAGCGTTATAGCCAGCTGTTTCGCATGCTGCTGAGAGGGCGGTTAAATGGAATTATTGTTCTAGAACCTGCTGCAAGGATCTATCTCCTTGATGAAGATTACCGGAATAAACTCATTGTTCAGCCAGCTATTTACAGTTCAAAATCTTATTACCTGATTGTTTCGAAAAAGGGGAAACTTGCTTTAGAGCAGGCCAAGATGCTCTGGTCTGAGGTCAAATCGATCCGCGAAGATAATGATGAAATGTATAATATTCAGGTGAAAGTACTTAAACAGCTCCGTAGGTGCCTGAGTGCTGCAAAAGATTGTAAACGGTAG
- a CDS encoding sterol desaturase family protein: MDTLIWVLERLWRGFTFDFTRYFLAAGGVYLIVWVLFNKQFAPLKIRKKTPRTRQMVIEFLTSMRTVLIYGFVGFLTFWGIESGVMRYYLDMEEYGTAYYIFSILFMIVAHDAYFYWTHRAMHMRGVMKYIHGEHHKSMNPTPWTAYRFDIFEAASHALFVPLFLLFVPLHHGVIGIFLIHMIIRNAMGHSGYELFPRSWATHPILGWLNLVTHHDMHHANGNYNFGLYFTWWDRICGTEHPDYIARVTKTPGATRANPQGTAEPVHLPAE; encoded by the coding sequence ATGGATACATTAATCTGGGTTCTTGAGCGTTTGTGGCGCGGGTTTACATTCGATTTTACTCGTTACTTTTTAGCCGCTGGTGGTGTTTATCTGATTGTGTGGGTGCTGTTTAATAAACAGTTTGCCCCGCTTAAGATTAGAAAGAAAACACCGCGGACACGCCAGATGGTGATCGAATTCCTCACATCAATGCGCACGGTGCTGATATACGGCTTTGTTGGTTTCCTTACCTTTTGGGGCATTGAAAGCGGTGTGATGCGTTATTACCTGGATATGGAAGAATACGGCACCGCTTATTATATCTTCTCCATCCTCTTTATGATTGTGGCACATGATGCCTATTTTTACTGGACACACAGGGCCATGCATATGCGCGGTGTGATGAAATATATCCACGGCGAACACCATAAATCCATGAACCCAACACCCTGGACAGCATACCGGTTTGATATATTTGAAGCCGCATCCCACGCACTATTTGTGCCGCTGTTCCTTTTATTTGTGCCGCTTCATCATGGGGTGATCGGGATATTTCTCATTCATATGATTATCAGAAACGCTATGGGGCATTCAGGCTATGAACTGTTCCCGCGTTCTTGGGCTACACATCCTATCCTTGGATGGTTAAACTTGGTAACCCACCATGATATGCACCATGCGAACGGGAACTATAATTTTGGGCTTTATTTCACTTGGTGGGACCGCATCTGCGGAACGGAGCACCCGGATTATATCGCTCGTGTAACGAAAACCCCGGGTGCAACACGCGCAAACCCACAAGGAACAGCTGAACCTGTTCATTTGCCTGCCGAATAA
- a CDS encoding glutathione S-transferase family protein produces the protein MKLYWAPQTRSARALWMLEEIGQPYERELIEIKEGTARPDALLAASPMGKVPALVDGEASLSESAAICLYLADRYSLGNLAPALDSAERGKFLYWMMYVPGVIEPAMAEKFGGWEANKYSHGWGDYESMIETLVSALTGKEWLVGDKFTAADVMIGSTCYFMKKFNILPDNDVLDAYVARCLERPAYQTALKIDVAG, from the coding sequence ATGAAACTTTATTGGGCACCACAAACCAGATCGGCACGTGCTTTATGGATGCTTGAGGAAATTGGGCAACCTTATGAGCGAGAGCTGATTGAGATTAAGGAAGGCACTGCTCGCCCTGATGCGTTGCTGGCTGCAAGCCCTATGGGCAAAGTTCCTGCACTTGTTGATGGAGAAGCAAGCCTTTCGGAATCAGCTGCTATCTGTCTCTATTTAGCTGATCGTTATAGTCTTGGTAATCTGGCGCCTGCGCTGGATAGCGCTGAACGGGGCAAGTTTCTTTACTGGATGATGTATGTACCGGGTGTGATTGAGCCAGCTATGGCTGAAAAGTTTGGCGGCTGGGAAGCAAACAAATACTCTCACGGTTGGGGTGATTACGAGAGCATGATTGAAACGCTGGTATCAGCGTTAACAGGTAAAGAGTGGCTTGTTGGGGATAAATTTACCGCGGCTGATGTTATGATAGGTTCAACATGCTACTTTATGAAAAAATTTAACATTTTGCCTGATAATGATGTTTTAGATGCCTATGTGGCACGGTGTCTGGAGAGGCCAGCCTACCAGACTGCTTTAAAAATAGATGTGGCTGGCTAA